From Gossypium raimondii isolate GPD5lz chromosome 11, ASM2569854v1, whole genome shotgun sequence:
tctcTCAAATTACCcactaaaataaatcaaaatgacaGGTTCTGGTGCCCCTTGTGGTGCCTGCAAGTTCTTGAGAAGAAAATGTGTTAGAGGCTGTGTTTTTGCACCTTATTTCTGCCATGAACAGGGTGCAACCCATTTTGCAGCTATCCACAAGGTTTTTGGTGCAAGCAATGTCTCCAAGCTGCTTGCTCACCTCCCTGTCAGTGATCGCTGCGAAGCTGCAGTCACAATTTCGTATGAAGCTCAAGCTAGGCTTCAAGATCCCATTTATGGTTGTGTTTCTCATATCTTTGCTCTCCAACAGCAGGTTTTTCTCACCACCCCTTTGACCTTGTTTGATATGATGTAATTAGATGAGTTGAAACcctaatttgatttttgaaatatagGTATCTATCTAAATCCATTGCTTAGTTCCCTGTGTTTGGAATTTGTGTAGGTTGTCAATCTCCAGTCGCAGCTTGCTTCTCTCAAGGAACAAGCATCTCAGAGCATTGTTAATGGCTCTGTTACTGCAAACCCTAATGGAAAGCTTCCTTCTCAGTTCCAAGATGTTCAAAGCTGGTTCCACTCAGATAATTCAAGCATGgcactaaaatttaatcctaacaTTCCCAATCATCCCAGCACAAACTCGTACTGTGAGAATGGGTTTTTGAATCCAAACCCTTTAGGTAATTACGAGAATTCATTCACTTCGCCAGGAGAAGATCATGTGTCATCCTATACTACCACTACTACTTTTGGGGAGGCTTCTCATGCTATGTCTTCCTTAGACCTGCATACAAACAACAGACAATGGGGTTTCCAGGAGGTGGATGACCTTCAATCAATGGCCTTTGGATATGCTCAGCAATATTCATGATGAGGGGATCCAATCCATTTACATATGGTCAATTCAGCACAAGAGATCATTTATATAAAAACCATCGACCTTCCAGTTTTGAATTGAATGCTGCATATTTTGAAACATACATGCACTTTTGTTGGTATAAATAAAAAAGCTAGGAACCCTAAAGGATCAATGTTCATTTCGGAAACCCTAAAATCTACCCTACTGTGAATCTGTTTTCTATAAATTAATCTGGCCTGGATATTGATATAGAATATTAGTAGTGTATTTCCTATCTCTGACAAAACTGGAGCTAGAAAATGATCTGGTTTTGGTCGAGCTAATTATTTTGCTTTGTCTATGGACCTCTTAGCCTTTTGAGGACCACATGTAGTTCTTGacctagtaattaaaattacagTTACCTAGTTCCTTTCCTACACCACACTTAATTATTTATCTTAGCCGGTTCTATAATTTTATCCTATTCTCCACGTAACGGATTCGTTACAAGATTCAATCCTGCTCAGTAAAACATCTAGGCTAACAAAATGCATGTCTTCTTACTACCTTGTTTGGCTTCTTTACTGCATATATAGCTCCACAGACAATCGATTTGAAACTCtgaaataattttcatattaaaatgaACATGATTATGATCCCAAGTTGAACTTATGGAACCTAACGTTGATCTCCGTTCATCccaatttgattcatttttatttcttcatgATTTCCCTGCTGTTTTCAAGTCTAATAACCCACATTGCACCCCCCttccccaaataaaaaaaaggctGAAATTAATTACTTCGACATTTGCTTAATCACTGTAGCATAACTCGTGAACTATGACCATAATAATGTAAGCTTTGTTGTACGTGATGTTTGATTATTATATCTTGATAATATGCAATATTAATATTGTTTGCATTCGCAATGTTGAATGCGGAGccgatttttttgatttttcatgatATGGAATAAAGTAAACAACTTGTATTACACTTCTTCCACTGTATATACATTAAACTTCCTACAGTTGTACATGTATAGATGcatgaaaaagaataaaggtaaaattgtgaaaaaccATAGGCTTACTACTAGATAAAATATCTCATTTATTTGTAATTGCTATGAAGTTTTGAAGTCCTCCATCTAAATCACTAAACGATCCTTACTTTTTATCAAGCAATGCATTTggattttggaaaagaaaaaatcagtAACTAATCAGTGCAACTGATGATCGTGCTTGTTATGAAACATAAGGCCTCAGATATATAttcccattttttaaaataaaaaagcatgCGTGAATAAATTAATGCAATTTAACTTGGGGCATGAATTTCCCTCCCTCCCTCCGTTAATTGTTACCCTTACAGAGGCCCAATTGAAATGATAATCGCAAACACAAGCACGGCCCATTCGAtgtattttccaaaaataaataactaataacaAAATGCTTACCTTATCTCTATTGTATTTTCTTTAACTAATTTCAAGCATTGAGTTCCTCCCaaaaattttttgataattaaagataaaaggATAGAGTTATTTGAGATTCAACCTATGTATTTATGTCTACAATTTAGTACTTTtatcattaagttaaaagattGTTAACGAAttgaattgataattaaattaattaaattatcagaaaaaatcatgaaacaaaaaaagaattaacgtaatttatgaattttaacatttacataaataaaagcaacttcaggcactacaccaaaacaggtttttaacGGTgtttttttaggtctttagcgGCCCTtgtgaaagcgccgcaaaaaatgccgctaacgacaacgtcgctaacttttgcagcgtttacagaaaaaaacgccgctaaagatcatgttctttagcggcattaAAAAAAAGACGCCgttaaagatcatgttctttagtagCGGTTTCAAAAAATCaccactaaagatcatgttctttagcggcgctttcatcATGAACGCCGCGAAAAgtaatgttctttagcggcgcatttataaaaaacgccactaattttgggatttttgtaaaataaaattttccattttatcaacCCTCCTataacaacaaatcaaaagcaaccagatctaaaccagccaaaaacaataaaattatataatatttcaaattaaacaaataaaataatattattatcaataaataaaagtgaattcatacttttctttacaaaaatgttaaaagttaaaatgataaaaatatttatgcaatacactatgacggcggaagttgcgactgctgaaacatcttcatcataatctgaagcTGCTGTTGAAGTTCGTCATACTTTTTGCTCTactctgcttctctcgatgccgcatctgctttaagttgtagctggagttcttcatatttcttttgaacctctgcttctctcgctgcttctcgcgctgcagcctctgcttccctcgttgccccctctgctttaagttgtagctggagttcttcatatttcctttgaacctcaaatgtggtcgcttgcatctgagccatctggtcttttaacctctgaacttcagcttgagcctgactccccgaaaCTATGTATTGCTGCATTGgactaacaaaagatccttgaaatcgaacccgaccatacctttcaggacccaaaacttcaataATAATCCGGCTATCAATTTCTTctagatgaacagaactatcactaaaagcaatcgcttcgtactctgcctttttatcctttagtttttcctagtaaataaatcacatagttaggaacgcaatatatattaaaaaaataaatgcaacataacaatagtcacattacaagcaatgaattaaactattagaaaataaacactataaataactaaaacaagtcaaatcgtattaagtaaacgtaccataatttcaccagcttcaggagtcatagcagatccatctttcttcctatgtgtaatttcaaaaagttgaaggcgtccaactttttgaccggacgaccgttcctacaatatagtagtcaaaatattatttaatggaaagttatacatatttgacaatattaaaaaattaaaaatacctccgcctcagctacacatgcaaaacttctcgacccgactgtgtgagtgaatttttgtttctgcctgctgctttttccaactcgttcacgatcctacgttatgaaatcaatttatataatcaagtaataattaataagttaaaataaattttaataatagattATAATACATAACCTCACCATAACATCACTATTACAGCCttacatattaaacatttaagttatttaagtaatgtaagttataaattttaaaatatatttattaataagttaaattaaatttattaataacttatgtaatttatgtaaaCACAATTGCTAATTCATTgacattcaataaattaatcGATCAAATTATTGTATGAAAATGATTATTAGACACTAACATTCAATCGTTAATCGCATCTAACATCGatagtttattaatttaggAGTAAATTTGATAACTCATTTCTTTGCCAAAATCGATAAATTTTTCACATTAAACCGAATAAACTAATCgcccataatttattcaaatactcaaaaacataaagtGCTTTAAGAATTGGCATAATCTGAAATTTAGTAAACCACAGAGATTGTTTTTGTTTGGGTAAATGATTCATGAGACATatcaaatcataatttaaacattgCAATAATGTAATCAGTAGCTGCAAAGTTACATGCACAAATTATAAGTAAACAGATACCCATAGGTTCAAAaccaaaaacttaattaaaacttcCTTTTaatactcaaaaataataagtaaactattaagctaaaatatatcaaaatcagaaatttaaacatttggaTGTTTTTTGTAAGAAAACTATGTAGGAAACATATGAATAAATACCTCAAATTTCCTCAAATTGAAGCAAACTTctgtaaaaaaataacaaaacacaaCTAACTTAGTACCAAAATAACAGGAAAAAATACAACAGAAGTAAACAGaggattatttaactacatttAGATTCAAATCAAtgtaacaattttaattatcacaACAATCAACTTAAAATGAATTGAT
This genomic window contains:
- the LOC105803183 gene encoding LOB domain-containing protein 29, which translates into the protein MTGSGAPCGACKFLRRKCVRGCVFAPYFCHEQGATHFAAIHKVFGASNVSKLLAHLPVSDRCEAAVTISYEAQARLQDPIYGCVSHIFALQQQVVNLQSQLASLKEQASQSIVNGSVTANPNGKLPSQFQDVQSWFHSDNSSMALKFNPNIPNHPSTNSYCENGFLNPNPLGNYENSFTSPGEDHVSSYTTTTTFGEASHAMSSLDLHTNNRQWGFQEVDDLQSMAFGYAQQYS